The nucleotide window CATAATAGGACAAAGAAATTATTTAATGAGTTTAAGCAAAGTTGTTTGGGTGCGGATTTTTTAATTATTCCAGAGATTTATAATGTGACTGGAAGAGAGCAATCAAAACATAAAATAAGTTCAGTTGATTTAGTTAAAGCAATCAAACAAGTTCAGCCTGATAAAAATGTTTTTTATGCTAAAGATTTAAAAATTGCCAAGCAATTAACATTAAAAAATATCAAAAAAAATGACATTGTTTTAATTATGGGAGCGGGAGACATAGATGATTTAGCTAGAGATTTAGTAAAATAAATATTTATCCACAATTTTTAGCACTCTAGCTTGACGAGTGCTAATTATATGTTATAATGTTTTTAATGAAAAAAAGAAGAGAAGAAATTCTAAAATTAATTACAGAAGAATATATAAAAACAGCACAACCAATTGGGTCTGATTATCTTTTTAATAAATTTAAAATAAAAGTAAGTCCAGCCACAATCAGAAATGAGATGATAGCGTTAGCCAAGAAAGATTATATTTACCAACCCTATACTTCAGCTGGTCGGGTGCCGACTATTAAAGGATTTAAGTATTATGTAGAAAAATTAATTTTTTCTAAAACAGGAGAAGAAATAGCTATTCCAAAACTTTCCAAAAAAGAATTAAATATTTTGGCTAATATAATAAAGCAAGATGTTTTAAACCAAGCTTTGATGAAAACAATTATCAGAAAAATGGCTTTAATGTCTAATGAATTAAGTTTTCTATCAATTGATAATGATTTTTTCTTTTACACGGGCTTGAGTCACTTGTTTAATCAGCCAGAGTTTTACGAATCAAACGCGGTTTGTGATATTTCAAATATAATTGACCATTTAGATAAAATAGTGATAAATATTTCTGATTCAATGGAACAAGAAACAGAAATATTTATAGGTAGAAAAAATTTACTTGATGATTTTTGTAGTGCTGTTTTAACTAACTTTTCATCTACTAATAGTAATAAACAAATTTTAATTGGTATTCTGGGCCCGACTAGAATGGATTATGGCAAGAATATAGCTTTAATAAATGAAGTTAAAGGGATGTTTTTTAATATATAAAAGTTTTTATGACAAGCAAAGAAAAACAAACAAGCAAGACCACAGCTAAAATAGCTAAACTAGAACAAGAAAAAGAGCAATATCTTAATGGCTGGAGAAGAACAAAAGCAGATTATATGAACAGAGAAAAAGAGATAGCAAAAGAAAAAGAAAATTGGATAAAATTTGCTAATTCAGAATTAATTTTAGATTTGTTGCCAATTTTAGATAGTTTTGATGGTCTTTTAAAGGATTATTCAAACACAGTCAAACAAGAAAAATGGGTTAAAGGCATAAAGCAGATTAAAAAACAATTAGAAGATTTTTTAAAAAAACAAGGAATAACTAGAATAAAAACAAACGGAGAGGAATTTGACCCTCTTTATCATGAAGCAGTAGGTAAAGTAGGTGATTTAGGGAAGATAGACAAAGAAGTTCAAGCAGGTTATCTAGTAAAGGGAAAAGTAATTCGTTCATCCAAGGTAATTATTAAATAAAATAAATTAATTAATTGTATCTAACTACTATTAAAAAATATTCTGGATGATTTTTCAGACAGGTAGTTATTTATCAAATAAAATGAGGTATATTTATGAGTAAAGTTATTGGTATTGATTTAGGAACTTCAAATTCTGCTGCTTGTTATATGGAAGCAGGCAAACCAAAAATGATTCCTTCAGCAGAAGGAACAACAATTGTTGGTGGCAAGGCATTCCCATCTTATGTTGCTTTTTCAAAGGACGGTGAACTCTTGGTAGGGGAGCCAGCCAGACGACAAGCAATTGCTAATCCAGCCAACACAATTTTTGGAGCTAAAAGGAAAATGGGAACAGATTATAAGTACAAAATATCTGATAAAGAATACACCCCACAACAAATTTCATCTTTTATTCTTCAAAAAATCAAAAAAGATGCTGAAATGTATTTAGGAGATAAGGTTGAAAAAGCAGTTATTACTGTGCCAGCTTATTTTAGTGATGCACAACGTCAAGCAACCAAGGATGCTGGCAAAATAGCTGGCTTGGAAGTACTTAGGTTGGTTAATGAACCAACTGCTGCTTCATTAGCTTATGGGCTTGATAAAGCAAAAGAAAAAGACCAACAAGTGCTTGTTTTTGATTTTGGAGCAGGAACACTTGATGTTACAATCATGAATTTTGGTGATGGAGTTTTTGAAGTTAAGTCAACTTCGGGCGATACTAATCTTGGCGGCACAGACATGGATGAAGTTTTAATTGATTATATTTCAAGAGAATTCAAACAAGCAGAAGGGGTTGATTTAAAAAATGATAAAATGGCTATGCAGAGAATTAGAGAAGCTGCTGAAAAAGCTAAGATAGAACTTTCTTCATCCCTGGAAACAAGCATTAACTTGCCGTTTATTACCGCAGATAATGAAGGACCAAAACATCTTGACATGAAGATAACCAGAGCAAAAATAGAAGAATTAGTAGACTCAATTGTTCAGAAATGCAATTCATCAATTGAAAAAGCAATTAATGATGCAAAATTAAAGGCAAGTGATATTGAAAAAGTTATTTTAGTTGGCGGACCAACTAGAATGCCTATTGTCCAAAAATTTATTCAAAATATTTTTGGAGACAAAATAGAGAGAGGCGTTGACCCAATGGAATGTGTAGCCTCTGGGGCAGCAATTCAGGGAGCAATTTTATCAGGAGATGAAGAAGTAAAAGATGTTTTACTTCTAGATGTTACTCCATTAACCTTGGGCATTGAAACATTGGGAGGTGTTTTAACTCCATTGATTGAGAAAAACACCACGGTTCCAACTTCAAAATCTCAAACATTTTCAACGGCTGTTGATAATCAACCATCAGTAGAAATTCATATCTTACAAGGAGAAAGAGCCATGGCTAAAGATAGTCGAACATTAGGTAGATTTATCTTAGATGGCTTGCCTTCAGCGCCAAGGGCTCTTCCGCAAATTGAAGTCACTTTTGAACTTGATGCTAATGGAATATTGACTGTGACAGCCAAAGATAAGGCGACTAAAAAAGAACAACATATAACCATTAAGGATTCTTCTGCTTTATCTGAAGAAGAGATTGCTAAAATGAAAAAAGAGGCAGATAAATTTGCTACTGAAGATAAAACAAAGAAAGAATTAATTGATTTGAGAAATCAAGTTGATGTTTTGATTAGCACATCTGAAAAAGCATTAAAACAGTCAGGAGATAAAGTTAAGGAAGAGGATAAGCAAGAAATTGAAGGAAAAATAAAAAATTTAAAGGATGTTAAAGACAAGGATGACATTGATGTTATAAAAAAAGCAATTGAAGAATTGAATACTTCAATTCAAAAAATTGGTGAAGCAATATATGGCTCTCAACAAACTTCTCCGACTGGAATGCCAGGACAAGATGCAAGCAAAGAACAGGGCAAGAAAAAGGACGAGCAAGAAAACAAGGATAAGAAAGGGCCAATTGAAGGAGAAGTTGAGGAGAAGAAATAATTAAATTATTACAGACAAAGGTCAGGCTCCATTAAGGGGCCTGATTTTTATTGCGTGAATTCATTTAGTTGTATTTGACAAAATTGGATTTTTTAATGATGATTAAAGATATGAAAGAAACAAACATCAACTTAATCTTAAAAACAAAAATAAATGTCAAGATATTATGTTTAGTAATATTCTTTTTTCTGTTTGGAATGAATTTTTGGTTGTCATTGTTTAATTTTTTTCAATTAGGCAATAGTAATGTTTTTGGTTTGATTTATTTAATTTTGAGTTGGTTATCTTGGTTGATTATTTCATCAATATTTTACCTTTTAATAGATAATCGCAAGATTATTTATCCATTTATTTTGGTTGTTTGGGTATTTTTCTTTTTTTTCTTTCCTGTTTTTATTTATTTACCTTGGTTGTTGAGCGGATTTATTTTAACAGTATTAGGGTATGAATTAATAAGAAAAGAAAAAAAACAAAGAATAGATCTTTGCTTAAGGAAAATATATAAAAAAGGGATTGGATTGATTCTTGTTAGTGCTTGTTTGCTTGTTTCAGTAGTATATTATTATAATCCATTACTCAAATTAGATCAAAATAAAATAGAAATTCCAGTTGAGTTTACAAGCATGATATTAATGCCAGCGTCTGCATTTATAAATAAAATTATTCCAATATATGACCAAGAAGCAACCATAGAAGACATGCTTTCAATAGGAGTAGTGCTAGGGGGGAGCTTGGACTTATCTCTGATTGATGCTAAAAAACAAGAATTAAGTGATTCATTGGGAGTTGATATCAAGGGGAATGAAACAATTGATATGCTTATAACAAATATGATCAATTTTCAAATAAACCAATTTGTAGGGCCTTACTCCAAAGAAATTTCAGTTGGTATTGCTGTGGCTTTGTTTTTTTTGTTTAAGTTTTTCGGAAAATTTTTATGGTTATTCGGATTTATTATAAGCAAAATAGTTATTCAAATGCTTTTGTTTTTTAATTTTATTAAAAAGGAGCGCGGTTCCAAATTAGCTGAAGTATTAAAAATTTAAAAAATAATCTTGCTTTTTTTAAAGTTTTTAAGTATAATTATTAATAACTTAATCCATATTATTTTAAATATTATTTATATATGCCAATAAAGTCAAAAGAAAAAAAGAAAACAACCAAGCAAGTAACAAAACCAGTTAAAAAAACTGTGTCAAAAACTGTTGTCAAGAAAGTTGCTCCAAAGAAAAAAGTTGTGAAAAAGGTTGTAAAGAAAGTTGCTCCAAAGAAAAAAGTTGTGAAAAAGGTTGTAAAGAAAGTTGCTCCAAAGAAAAAAGTTGTAAAAAAAATTGCTCTAAAGAAAACAATCAAACAAGAACAAGTAATTTG belongs to Patescibacteria group bacterium and includes:
- the dnaK gene encoding molecular chaperone DnaK; amino-acid sequence: MSKVIGIDLGTSNSAACYMEAGKPKMIPSAEGTTIVGGKAFPSYVAFSKDGELLVGEPARRQAIANPANTIFGAKRKMGTDYKYKISDKEYTPQQISSFILQKIKKDAEMYLGDKVEKAVITVPAYFSDAQRQATKDAGKIAGLEVLRLVNEPTAASLAYGLDKAKEKDQQVLVFDFGAGTLDVTIMNFGDGVFEVKSTSGDTNLGGTDMDEVLIDYISREFKQAEGVDLKNDKMAMQRIREAAEKAKIELSSSLETSINLPFITADNEGPKHLDMKITRAKIEELVDSIVQKCNSSIEKAINDAKLKASDIEKVILVGGPTRMPIVQKFIQNIFGDKIERGVDPMECVASGAAIQGAILSGDEEVKDVLLLDVTPLTLGIETLGGVLTPLIEKNTTVPTSKSQTFSTAVDNQPSVEIHILQGERAMAKDSRTLGRFILDGLPSAPRALPQIEVTFELDANGILTVTAKDKATKKEQHITIKDSSALSEEEIAKMKKEADKFATEDKTKKELIDLRNQVDVLISTSEKALKQSGDKVKEEDKQEIEGKIKNLKDVKDKDDIDVIKKAIEELNTSIQKIGEAIYGSQQTSPTGMPGQDASKEQGKKKDEQENKDKKGPIEGEVEEKK
- the grpE gene encoding nucleotide exchange factor GrpE produces the protein MTSKEKQTSKTTAKIAKLEQEKEQYLNGWRRTKADYMNREKEIAKEKENWIKFANSELILDLLPILDSFDGLLKDYSNTVKQEKWVKGIKQIKKQLEDFLKKQGITRIKTNGEEFDPLYHEAVGKVGDLGKIDKEVQAGYLVKGKVIRSSKVIIK